A stretch of DNA from Ailuropoda melanoleuca isolate Jingjing chromosome X, ASM200744v2, whole genome shotgun sequence:
attttattcatttatttgcgagagagatagagcatgagtgtgggggagaagcagagagacagggaggagcagagtccccactgagcagggaaaatgatgtggggctcgatgccaggaccctgggaccatgaccttagccgaaggcagatgcttaacagactgagctacccaggcactcctcttgATGGCTTTAAATAATGCACTTTGTAGGGTGATTTTGTGCAGATGTAGGCTGACGGATCAAAGTGCTGAAGGAGCATGTGAATGATACGGGcaacttcctccctcttctttgccttttctcttattctttattGCAACTTGGTTCTGAGTGAGGCGGCCCATCTGTTAGCAAAGTTGAGCGGTGAGGCCGAGACTGAATGAGCCATGGCCGCGCCTTGACTTACCTACAAGCCAATCCATCTCCTCCACGCTGTCGCCATATAAGCCGTGCTGGCTTTTCCCGAGAAACTGTTTTGTGGTCACCAGGGGAACGTGTACATGCAGCAAGGACACGAACAGGAGGAATGGCCTGTGCTtatttctgaaagaagaaaaacatcctTCACAGATGATGACACCTGTTTCAACACTATTTGATCCATCTGAATCCTTGGAACCCATGTCCCCATTGCGGCTGGTTTACGAAATCCCAAAGATGATAAAGAGACTCAGGTGCTAGGGGAACTcacctcttctttaaaaatgggattacctttttttttttaaagattttatttatttattttgacagaaagagagagagagagcacaagcagggggaggggcagaggcagagggagatgcggagttcctactgagcagggagcctgacgtggggctcgatcccaagaccctgggatcgtgacctgagccgaaggcagacccccaaccgacggagccacccaggcgcccccaaaatgggATTACCTTTCAATATAAGAAACCGCCTCGTGTAGCATGAGACTCGCCGTTCTTTCCAAAACCATGGGCTGCTCTGTGACGTCATGGTTTCTCATCAGGATACAGTTCCAACGACGTACAAACCCGAAGCTGGCGTACCAGGAGACAAAGAAGAGGAAGACGAGGCCGGCTGCACCCAGGACGGCCTTCCAGGACACAGAGATTAACCCGCACATCTTGCCAACAGCGACGGTCAGGACCCCCAGCGCCGCCACCTGGGTGTAAAGCCGCAGCCTGGCTCTGGTCACGGCGTCCAGTTCCGGGCTCCCGCCTGGCCGACAGTCGTTCACCAGCGTGAAGGGCATGCCGTAAAAGTAGTCGAATCCGTGGTTCagggggtggtggcagtggtcAGTGCGGGATTCGCAGTTTACACCCTGATGCCACTTCCCTGAAAACAAGAGTGAGACGTGAACCACGAAGACCCACGGAAGGCAGTCTGTCTGCCGCCAGCCGCCTTCCAATAATTTGGATGGTCCAGTGACCACGATGGCATGCAAACAGCAAAATCCGCAGGAGAAAAGGAACATGATAGAAATTCGAAATTGAGAGGAAGACGGTGAATGTGTTTGATGTGGGTGTGTGTTTACATGGTTACATCGCACTGTGCAACTACTGAGCAAACGTATGGAGGTCGTGACCGCTATCGAGAGATTAAAGGTTGAAGGTTTTCTGGACTGTTAGGAATTATAAGTTTGCATCCCTAGACTCTCCTGCTATTAAATAAGTCAGAAAATATCATTTACTGGTATTTCTTACTTAAAAGACAAGCACTTGACAACAGGCATTGGCTCTAGAATAATTTTACGAGGAGGAGAAGCAACCAACTCACTCCACTAATTATTAAGCAAGAAATGCTTATAACAGATTGTTTCCAAAGGGAGTAATTTTATAATATCATTGAGATGGAACATGAGGAAGCCCATATATCAAATTCCAGCAGGATATACAAGAACTGGGTTCTCTCCAGAGGCTCAGCCAGCTTAAATTTAGCTACAAAATAGGACAGAAAAGGGTCCACTGTACCATTTGCCACAATTTCCGAGTGCAGAGGTTAAACTGGGTCCCCGCCCTGCGCTGCCCTCCCATGACTCACTACGCGTCTTCAGGACCTATAGAATTGGTCCTAGATCCAAACTCGGGGACATGCCTTTACACCCCTGCTTACATTTAAGGAAGCGGAAATGCCGGGAGGGGGTGAAACAGGTGGAGAAGAAAAGTATACAGGACAGTCTCCATCTTGTCCACTTTCTACCACTTGGAACGTGAACAGCTTTGTCTAAATACAGATGGGGTGTGAGCACCAGAAGAATAAAGAGTCACAGAAGGAACCGACACGCAGACCTGCAATtccaataaatacaaaataaatctacttaatttgttttaaacaCAATTCCACCCACAGACGGGAGATATGTGGGTGGTTGTGGGGTCAAGGACATTGACCCAATGGTGGTGAGTTGGTTAACGCAAAGTTCCAGTCAATTTGGGTGGCTAAGAAGTTCTGCTCTGCTTCTGAGGATTGAAAGAGAAACGCAGGTGATAGAGCAGATGTGTGCAAAGTCCTTGGAAGTGTCCTTGAAAATGGCATATGCTATGTTCTGAATATGTGTGTCTCCCGAAAATTCCTATGTTGAGACCTGACCCTGAGGTTGATGGTATCTGGAGGTTGGACCTTGGAGAGGAGATTGGGTCCTCAGGGTGGAGACTCctgtgaatgggattagtgccccaGAGAGACCCTCGCCCCTTCTTCTCACATGTGAGGACACGGAGAGAAGACGGTCCTCACCAGACCCGGAGTCTGGATCTTGGACTTttcagcctccggaactgtgggAAGTAAATCTACATAATCTCTATTTCTAACGTAGCAGGACATTTCTAAAGGGGGAAGGTGTTTACCGCTCCGTGCAGCCAATCACCACTGAGACAAAGTGGGGGTGTCATAGTCCCCTCTGAACTCAACAGTGACTCCTGAGTGTGGAAGAGCTGGTGAGGAATCAAAGGGGACCCCAGCACACAGAGACCCGACCCAGCCCTCCCTTGAATGAGGGGTTGGGGAAGACATCCTGGTCATCTGGCCTCTGGTTCCTGTAAGACGGGATGCTACGTCTAAGCACACAGGCTGAGCAAGGAATGGAAGCGGTCACAAGCATCTGGTCCATGACAGGTGGGCACCCATCTGTAAACAAGTCACCTGGCAGGTGTCAGAGTGCCGTTCTCAGACAGGTGGTATTACAAGGTTGGCCCTTGACTAACGATGTGTGAGAATTGGCTCTCCAGAGGATTCCCAGCATTCCCTAACGGATAAGTGTGGCTCTGAGTCTAAAATGCTTGCACAATGTGGTtttgctgaacacctgctttccttctggaggctggagtttTGCGGGGGGAGGGTGCCAGGCAGCGGGTGCCTATGAGACCAGCCCCTAATACAAAGCCTGGAAATGGAAGGGAAGAGGCAAATCTCCCAAGATGTTGAATTAAAATTGCTTGTCAATGACAGAAGTTCCAAAAGTGTGACCAAGAGAGATCAGATGGGGCCAGCACCCGATTTTGGTTCTGACAGGTGACTTTTTCGCCTTGAAGGGAAACAGGTGTTCTTGATGGTTGCTCCTCGGGTTCCCTGAACGGTATGAGTACCTATGAGGCCGGTTGCATAACCTTGCTGCTGTAGGATTCTTGCAAAGGTGGTTTCGTTCGCGGGGAGTCCGCCCGATCCCCCATTCCACTGTAGGGCGCGGTAGCCGTCATCGGCTTCCATGCCtgtggagcagagcagagagcaagCACTCAGTCTCCCTTGACTGCAGCAGGGGATGAACCCGGCCCACACCTGTGGTCTCATCACCCtgtctggggctgggctgggttgTCACAATTGCAGGAAGGGGTACTACTGGTCTCTGGTGGGGGAAACACCCTGCAGTGCCCGGGATGCCCCCACCACAGAGAATCATCCAGCCCAGATGTCAGCAGTGAggggttgagaaaccctgccttGGCatgagagattctctctctctctctctctctctctctctctctatcatccacctatccatccatccatccatccatccatccatccatcatctattcatctatcaatctatctctatccatccattcatccatccatccatcatctactcatctatcaatctatctctatccatccatccatccatccatcatctattcatctatcatctacctacctatccaCCTATCAATTAATCTATCAATCCATCtattatctatccatccatctattcatctatGTATCATTTATCTATCAACTATCCATCTATTAATCTATTATCTACcaatctattatctatctatcatctatcatctatctatctatctatctatctatcatctatcatctatctatctatcatctatctatctatctatctatctatctatctatctatcatctatctatctatctatctatcatcatcatctgtcTCTTTTATCCATGATCTATGTATGGCAGTGGTTCCCAAACAGAAGTACCTGTGCCCCCAGGGAACAAGCGGCAATGCCTGGAGACctttttagttgtcacaactcGGTGGGGAGCGTGGCTGCTACCAGCATCTTGCACGTAGAGACCTGACCCCCAGTACCCCAGAATGTGAGTGTGTTTGAAGGTAGGGTCTTTGAAGAGGTCAAAATGAGCTCATCGgggtgggccctgatcccatAGGACTGgggtccttgtaagaagaggaggtGAGGACACAGACACTCACAGAGGGacgaccatgtgaggacagagggaggaggcagagactacacgcccaggagagaggcctcaggaggaacCAGACCTACCCTCGccctcagactcccagcctccaacACGGTCAGAAAATTAATCTCTGTTGGGCCCATCTGTGCTATTCGGTACGGCAGCTCAGACAGACTAATACAACAATAGTCCAATATGTGAATGTACCAGTTTATTCACCCACTCCTGCACCGATGAACTGTGTCCATGTCTGCACCGTACaaacagtgctgctgtgaacgttcTCATTCCATCTTCTGTAGaacgtgcatgtgtgcacatgctgGGCACACACTTAGGAAAGGCGAGGTCATGGGCGTGCATGCATGCAGCTGAAGACGACACTGACAAATCAGGGCCCTTCCTGCAGCCTCGGAGTGCCTCTCACCAACCTCTTCCTTGTTCCTCTCTGATTCTGaccctcctgcttccccctcAGAAGGAcctctctgggggcacctgagtggctcagttggttaagcgtctgcctttggctcaggtcatgatcctggggtcctgggatcgagtcctgcatcgggctcccagcagactccctgcttctccctctccctcgctactctctctctctctctgtcaaaaatacaaattttttttaaaaaaaggacatttttgatGACGCTGGgccacctggataatctaggataacgttcccatctcaagatccttcacCTAATTCCATCTTTAAAGTCCCCTTTGCCGTATAAGGAAACATTTGTCCACTGCGGGAATTAGGATGTGGGATCTTTGGGGACCATCATTCGGCTCCCTACACATTCCCCCAGAGCCTGTCTGAAATCATGACTGCACATCAAGACTgactgaaatatttaaacaaataaacacaaggTCAACCATAACCAGACACCCCAGGAAAGTTCCGGTCTCTGAATTCCCAATCAACGCAACCATCGCACGACTACCTACAACACAGTACGCTTTATGTAAGTTCAAGGTGATGCCACTTCTGGTTCTATCTGCACTATTTTCCCTGGATCTCAACCATCGCCAATAATATTAAGGACAAGAAATGAGTGCCCCTTTCTCGGTCGTCCCCGCAACACTGACCTGATCGGAAGGAGTGCCTCCCCGTGAGAAAGGAAGATCGGCTGGGGGTGCAGACGGGGGCGGCTGCCAAGTGCTGGGTGAGCTTCACACCTTCCTCTGCAAGCCGGTCGATATTGGGTGTCCTGAGCAAACCACACACAAACATCCTAGTCAAGACGGTGCTTACAGGGATCCCTGCACTGAAATGCGTGGCACGGACGACATCGGTATTTCTTGAGGGTTTTACCATCAGTTGCATATGGTGTCTTGCAGAGGCAGACGGACCCACCCCCAAAACCACCAGCATGAGCACATGTACAGAGGACCACTTGCTGCAAAAGGTGCTGAGCCCtcgtcccagggtcctgggctgcaGCCCAACCCACTGCATGCATAGCCACCATCTGAGCCCACTGCCATCACCCAAAGGTCTTGGCCGCCAGAAACAAGCTTCCCTTGATGCTCTTGCTGTGTGTAGCCATAAGAGTTGTGCGCCATCTTGCTTTTGCTGTCTGCTCTCATCAGCCAGGAAGCTGTGGCCACATCGAGCTGTTTCCTTGCAAAGGTGGGTCCTTTAGACCTTTACTCTTTGCTCCTCTGTGAACACACTCTATTTCACAAACGGGAAACAGTCTTCCCAGTCGAATGGGGAAGGAGTGCCCCTTTCCTGCCTACACCACCCGGTTTCCATGTGGATGGGTTAACTAGCAGAGAGCAAGTGAATTAAAGAGAGCAGGAAGACAGCAAGACCAAAGGCACTGGCTGATTTAAAGTGGATGGAAGACAATCTAGGAGAGCTGATACCTAAAACTTCCTTACTGGGCAGGTGGTCCAATGGCCGCAAGGTCAACGGGGTCTTTGGAGGGGACCTGAGGCACGGGTGGAGGGCTTCCTTGCTGAGCATGAGTGTTGGCGGAGGGCGCTGAGGGACTTGAGAGTGGTCCACAAGCGTTACCGACTGGGGAGAAGAGCCTCTGAGTGTCCTTGCTCTCCCAGTGCTGTAGGACGGGATTGCAGAAGTGACCGCGGCTTTGCTGAGGGTCTGGGCAGCCCCAGGCTGAGTCATGGGGCCAGTCGATACTATTTTCTTGGACACAAGCCACTTCCAAAGCCCTGTGACCCAGGCTGCTTACTAGTGGGGGGACGCCAGTTGTCCCAGAGGGTCCCTGTCCATAAGTTTTGTGGAGAGAGGATACAAATAAGATGAATCCTGAAAGAGCTATTCGTCAACTGAAGGACGTCTAGGAGCCGGTGGGCATCACGAAGTCCTAGTGCGGGTTTTCGGGTTCAAGACCTTCTGATACAGCAAGATCACCGCCAAGACCAACCTCCGAACGTTGCCGTAAATACCTTTCTTCCTAACTCATGGTGTTGCCAATTttgaagaacacatttttaattttaatttttgcttttgttttggtccCTCTGAGTGACCACAGTACATgttgtctgaaaaaaaaaatgaaaaattacaagtGTAGTCTTCAAAATCCTCGAAGCTGGTTAAGGACCGAGGTCATGGGCAGGAGGAAAGTGTTCAAAAGATGCTTGGTGTGAATGCATGGGAGGTCAGTAAGTAACTTCTGAGTTAGTGTAGTAATATAATAACATAGCAATCCTGGAGACTCTTAAAGGGAAAAGCTGCATTTTTGGACTTGCTGTTATCTTTAGTCCCAACGATTTCTTGGTCAATGGAGTGATCTCCCCGTTGGCAAGGAGACAAGCAAAGCTGGGAGGTGGGGCCACTCGTCCCTGGTCATGGAGCTAGAAAGGGCCAAAGGAGGGTTTAAACACCTCCTTAAATCGCACCTGATCCGTGTGACTTAAAAAATCCAGCGAGTGTGGTGTTCTGGGGGTTGTGGCTCAAACATCTCTATCCTCAGACTCACACCTTCTATTAATCGTGGATTTTCCAATGCTTCACAACCACCCATCCACTTTGTGACCACTAAGGCTTTTTTCCTGATGGCTTTGTTCCTATTTAAAGACAGAGTGCCCTTTGCCCTCTTGCATGGAAGCTGTGGTCTGTACTCATTCAGCTGTGGCTTCCAGCCTGTCCTACATGCCCGGAAACCACAGCTGAAGCCAGCATTGCAGACACCTGCTACTCTGGGCCACCGCTGGGGCCCTGCCACGCCTCTGTTTTTGGAGAATAGCTGCGTCAGTCAAGGTGGGTCTGGCCACTTTGGTCACCTTTGACTCTTTTTACAATGGCAACCGACTGAAATATAAATGCTGTTATTAAAAATCACCCATTCGGTACTCATGCTGGTTGTGTTCAATAAACCAATTgtaaaaatttacttttgtttttttgactaaATTATGAACACGACTTGGAAGGGCTTATAGGATTCTACCAATTAagtatcattttaataattataatttataattaccaAATAAGTATAATATTAGCTCTGACCTATTTTTCAGTTTACAAAAGGTCTATCTCTAGTTTGATATCCAATAGTCCATTTATCTATAATCTACCAATCTATCATCTTTCTACCCATActtccatccatctttccatccatccatccacccgtccatccacccatctatctacCCATacatcatccattcatccatccatctttccatccatccatccatccatcatccatccgtcaatccatccatccacccatccgtcaATCCATCcgtcaatccatccatccatccacccatccgtcaatccatccatccatccatccatccatccatccatccatctttccatccatccatcaatccatccatccatccatccacccatccatccatccatctttccatccatccatccatccatccatccatccatccatccatccatcttttcatccatccatccacccatccatctttccatctatctatccatccatccatccatcatttgTCTGTCTAGCTATCTACCTCTCTTCTATCAAGCATTTATCTCTTACAGATGTCTTCATGATTATCTACAAGCTGGAACAGAATGAAAAACACCACAGGTTTCAACCTCAGCATAGAAATCTTCTCCTGCAGAATCTCATTCCTCTACTTGTTAAAGGATAccttaaaacagcaaaaatgcTACCGGTTTTAAATTCTGTGCTTCTCAATCAGTTTATGTCAATTCCTTCTTTCCCTAACCAAGTTGACTggcaaataaaatcctaaaatactACTCTCAagtgcctttcatttttttatgcattctttttcttttaaataacccTCTGGCCTGTGGgatcagatatttttatttaaaaaaagagagagaaaatatgagagTGTCTGAGAATGATATAAATATGGTGAGAAACAGCCCAGTGACTCTCAGGAAAGGAATGGAGGGGCAGGGCATAAATGAGATTTTCCTGAAAGAAgagatattttttcttcctatcaTGCTAATAAAACAAGCAGCTTCCACATGTATTTACACACTTGTCTCTGACGTTAACACACGTCTGGTGTGGCTTTGCTCTCAGAGCCTCAGGGGGTCACTTCCATGTTTTACATCATGGACCCAGAAGGAAAGGTGGAGATCATCCAATGGCGTCATATcaagaggggaaactgaggctggacgTATGACTGATGGCACAGCTCTTCAGAAGCAGGGTCGGGACCACAGAGCCAGTCCCAGGGCTCCCTCTTCTGTCCTGACCTCCTGTTCCCCTGACTCTCAGTGGCTACACATTCACTGCACACCTCATGGGTTCTTGACTTCCCTTTCTTACGAGGCAGGATATGAAAGACAGACCCGGTGTGGCCCACACGAGCGACCAGGGTGACTGACGAACAAGGGTGTCCGACCCCTGATTCCGAACACAAAACCCTTCTAGCATGGACGCTGGAGAGAATTCTATGGGATGGATTTACTAGTGCAGAACGGTTTATATGCTAGAGGACTCGGAACGATTTCACAGCAAATCGCCGAAGGATGTCTCAGTACGGGGAGCCAAGTCGCCTCGAAAGCAAAGACGGCTTCTCTAAACTGAGTGGTTCTTAAACGCCTTCGCCCGTCAGACCTGATAGCTTACTTGGGCAGAATTTTTCAAGGGGGTGTGCCCTGCTCGCATTAGGGTGGGTGGACGTGCCGTGGAGCAATGTTGTGAAGGCCAGGGAAGTGCAGTAGGTGTGGGCAGAATGTCCACATTCCTTTTGGGCGGAGGGCGAGGGGCATGGCCCCCACACCTGTAAGGGGCGCCCTGCAACCCGTGTAGACATGGGCTCAATGTCTTTATCAGTGAGTCAACGCATTAAATTAAGAGATCATCTTTGCCAGCTTTAGGATGCCCCAAAGACCCTCCTTCCACTCTGCCTGTATTTTAGTTGGAAGGAGAAAcacaggacattaaaaaaaaaaaaatcacggggGCTGCCCCCTAGGGGTGGTAATGGGCATGCAATCCCAATCTCTTAATTAATTTCTTAATGGGTTCAGATTTCTTTACCCAAAGCGGCAGGCCGCAGAAGGTCCTGTGGGGTTAGGAATTTATCCTACGAACCCTGGGGGACACGATTCAGTCCATTACAGGAAGTGATGGCTCAGAGAGGGCAAAGCGTTCTCTTGGGGTATGAAAATCTTCTAAAATGCATTGTGGTGATGGATGGACTTGTCTGAAGATGGACTTATCTAGGGATAAGCTCACCCTGGACCAgggtggccctaaatccaatgacaggggtcctcagaagacacagaagaggagacacagacacagacgaGAAGCCACATGAGGACAGAAGAAACGGGAGAGAGGTGGTCACAAATCCACTGAACATTTCAGTTTAGGACCCCGCTTCCCggtcaaaaaataatttactggGTGTTCAGATCTGATGCGCTAAGGACTTTCCCAAACAGGCATATTTTCAACGCATGGTTCAGCCAGATGTCCCCGCtaacgcgcgcacacacacacacacacagagtaccaGGACCGCCAGCATCACCAGCACGCTATACCTGAGCGTATCGTTCCCATAGCAACCAAGATCCCCAATGCCAAGGTCGTCTGCCATTATCAGTAGAATATTGGGCTTAAGGGCATGTGCCGCTTGTAACTCGGAAGTCCTCAGGAGCAAACACAGGAGTAGAACCCACAGAGGGTCCCtggagagacaaacaaaaaggcCAAAAGGAACGTCTAGGATTTGGAATGTCCAGGGGGCATTGCAAAGCGGCTTGCTGGGAAGGCACGTGCATTTGCCCTAAAGGAGGATTTACCAAGGCATCGCATCCGGGCGCTGGTCCCTTTTGTTCTGACTGCTCGCAAACTAACACGGGGCGCGGAAAACTGGAACGCGCTAGGGTTTTGTCCAGgtacctcctcccccaccccgttGGTCATTAATCCTGCTGCTTCTGCGGGGCGCTCCCTAAAGGGCTGGGTAACTGGGCTAAGCCCTTGCCTTCCGGGGCGCGCCTCCCTCCCTTTCCCGCTGCAAAGGCGGCCAGAGCGCGCCCTCCGTCTCCGGGGCGACCCCACAGGAGGGAGGCGGACCCAGGGGCTCGGAGCAGCGGGGgaacatgcattttaaaaggaagaaggtgGGATTCAAAGCACCCCCGCCACGACAGGGAGACACAGCACTGCTGGTGTGACCCAGGAGTTACAACAGGACTTGGAGCTGGCGTTGCCAGCAAGGCCAGGGCTCACCAGCGACCGCGCGGGAAAGGGAACTCGGGCGGCCCGGACGCGGATCCCCGGCCCTGCCCGCCCCATAACCGGGAGGGATGCGGGGCCTGGGCGCCCTAATCCTCattcctggctcctggctggcaGCAGGAGCGTGCCCCGGGGTCCCCAGTAGGGCCCCCAGTGCTGTCCCGTTCCCCGATTGCGCCCTGGGGCGCCAGCGATCCGGAGCAATGGGAGAGGGACTGAGAAGGCCCGGGCGGGACGGGGCGTAGGCGGAGCGTCGAGAGGGTGGACGCGTTCCGGGCGGGGGACGGGCCTGGCGTGTCttggagggtggtggggaggggtaggaggGGTCTCGGGGGACTGGGCCTGTCCTAGTGTTGGAGTTGGAGGCCTCGGCTCCGCTCCTGTTGCAGGGGGGGCCCGGGGCGGGGCAGTGTAAGGAGGAAGAGGCGCGCTTTGGGAGGCGGGGATCCAGGGCCTGGACCGGACGTGTCTCAAAGTGGGGGAGGGTGCGGCCGCGCTGGGAATGGGGGGGAACGGAACAAAGCGGGGAtgtggggggaggaaaggagcTGGGGGACGGGGACGTGTGCTAGAGAGGGAGACGCCGCCGTGCTGTTGTGGGGTACGGAATCGAGGGGACCGGGCGTGTCGTGGAGAGTGGGGTTTGGGGACACGGCCGCGCTCCGGGGGGAGGTGGCGGGGAGCGGGAGGGAGCGTGTGCTAGACCGAGGGAGAACGCATCAGAGCTCCGAGGGGTCGTGGGGAGGGGTACTCGGGGCCAAGGAGCCTGTCGTACTCAGTGGGGGATGGGACCAGGCCTCACTCTGCAGGGGCGTGGCCTCCAAGCACAGCCTGGCGGCCTCCCTTCCTCTCGCCCTCGCTCCCTCGCCTCCCTTTCCTGCGtctggcctcctctcccctcccacgcCACCTCTCCCGTCCCGCGTCCCTGCGACTGCGAAGCGAACGTGTAGCTGAGTTTGGGTGACTCCAAGGCGCCCACATCGCCAGCCCGCCCGTCCCGGGGGCCACGCTCGCCCAGTGCGCACCCTCCCCAAGCCCCCATCCCGGTCCCGAGTGGGGGCCGCGTCTCCGAGCCCCGCGCACCTGGCAGCGGGCGCCATGCGTCCCCTCGGAGCCCTGGGTCCCATGGCCGCGCGGGCCGGGCGCGCAGGACTTTGCCCCCAGCGCGCGCGGCGCCCCGACCCGCCCCACGCCGCcgagcccccccctcccccgggggtAGGGCCCGGTCCCGCCCCAATCCGTTTAATCTCTTGTCGCCCCGGGCCTTCCGGGAATTGATCTTGGAAACCGGTTTTCCCGAGTCTCCGGCGCCTCCAGGCGGGCACTCCCGGGAGACTGGGGCGGAGGAGAGGATGATGAATCCGGGCTGGGTTTGGGCTCGGGGAACCCCAGCAGCCCTCGGCCAGGGAGCCCCCTTTTCCAACAAACTCGAAAAGTCTGGGGCCTGGCTGCGTGCAATCAGGCAACCAGAATGTGAATTATGTTTTACTACGGGCCCAGGACGCCAGTCCCCTTCTCTATGGCCAAGGTGGGGCCCGGGGTCGGATGTGAGCTAGGCTAGTCAGACCCTCACCCACGGGACTTGACATCGCGGGTATACTTGGTGGTCATATCCACGTCCTGGTCCCCATTAGCTGCCCAgagttccttttttccctttccaactcAGTTCTGCATTTTGGGGAGATACCCTTGGGAATTAAGGCCTGTCAAAAGCTTGGGGGTTGGGGTAGGTTGCCCTAACACCCTTGGGGGTCTTTCTTGAAAACTCATTTCTGAAGGAGCTGTTGGGAGAAAAGACCTTTTTGCCTTTGAATTGGCAGACCAGTGGTGAGCTCCCATTTCTGGAGAGGACTCCAGAGAAGACCACCCTGtccacaccttgatctcagacgcccccccccccaaccccagagctttgaaagaataaattcacGTGGTTAAAGCCGCTGCCTTGGTGGTCCTTTGTTATGGTGGCCTCGGTAGAGTGATAGTGGTGGGGCGTAAGGGTGCCTGTGTGCAGAGAGTGGGAATTGGGTGCAGGGTCTGGAACGAAATCCCCATCCTGCTGGTGTCCCGTCCTGGGCCTCGGTCCTCATGCAGTGACCTCCCCACACAGAGCAGAAGGATACTGAATGCCCAGCACGGCCCCCACGGTCTGGGTTTCCCTAAATCACAGGGAATAAATGCTTGAAAAGAGTT
This window harbors:
- the ARSD gene encoding arylsulfatase D isoform X3, yielding MGPRAPRGRMAPAARDPLWVLLLCLLLRTSELQAAHALKPNILLIMADDLGIGDLGCYGNDTLRTPNIDRLAEEGVKLTQHLAAAPVCTPSRSSFLTGRHSFRSGMEADDGYRALQWNGGSGGLPANETTFARILQQQGYATGLIGKWHQGVNCESRTDHCHHPLNHGFDYFYGMPFTLVNDCRPGGSPELDAVTRARLRLYTQVAALGVLTVAVGKMCGLISVSWKAVLGAAGLVFLFFVSWYASFGFVRRWNCILMRNHDVTEQPMVLERTASLMLHEAVSYIERNKHRPFLLFVSLLHVHVPLVTTKQFLGKSQHGLYGDSVEEMDWLVGEILKAVEVNGLKNTTVTYFTSDHGGHLEARDEHSQLGGWNGIFRGGKGMGGWEGGIRVPGVFRWPGVLPAGRVIHEPTSLMDVFPTVVQLGGGDVPQDRVIDGRSLVPLLQGTAEHSAHEFLFHYCGKYLHAARWHEKDSGRLWKVHYMTPRFHPKGAGACYDRHLCPCSGDGVTQHSPPLLFDLSRDPSEARPLSPGSEPRYHAVVARVGEAVKQHRRTLSPVPPQLSLGNIIWKPWLQPCCGTFPLCACGQDGDPSET
- the ARSD gene encoding arylsulfatase D isoform X4, which produces MADDLGIGDLGCYGNDTLRTPNIDRLAEEGVKLTQHLAAAPVCTPSRSSFLTGRHSFRSGMEADDGYRALQWNGGSGGLPANETTFARILQQQGYATGLIGTHTVQGTRGATIKNTCFPSRRKSHLSEPKSGKWHQGVNCESRTDHCHHPLNHGFDYFYGMPFTLVNDCRPGGSPELDAVTRARLRLYTQVAALGVLTVAVGKMCGLISVSWKAVLGAAGLVFLFFVSWYASFGFVRRWNCILMRNHDVTEQPMVLERTASLMLHEAVSYIERNKHRPFLLFVSLLHVHVPLVTTKQFLGKSQHGLYGDSVEEMDWLVGEILKAVEVNGLKNTTVTYFTSDHGGHLEARDEHSQLGGWNGIFRGGKGMGGWEGGIRVPGVFRWPGVLPAGRVIHEPTSLMDVFPTVVQLGGGDVPQDRVIDGRSLVPLLQGTAEHSAHEFLFHYCGKYLHAARWHEKDSGRLWKVHYMTPRFHPKGAGACYDRHLCPCSGDGVTQHSPPLLFDLSRDPSEARPLSPGSEPRYHAVVARVGEAVKQHRRTLSPVPPQLSLGNIIWKPWLQPCCGTFPLCACGQDGDPSET
- the ARSD gene encoding arylsulfatase D isoform X1, which encodes MGPRAPRGRMAPAARDPLWVLLLCLLLRTSELQAAHALKPNILLIMADDLGIGDLGCYGNDTLRTPNIDRLAEEGVKLTQHLAAAPVCTPSRSSFLTGRHSFRSGMEADDGYRALQWNGGSGGLPANETTFARILQQQGYATGLIGTHTVQGTRGATIKNTCFPSRRKSHLSEPKSGKWHQGVNCESRTDHCHHPLNHGFDYFYGMPFTLVNDCRPGGSPELDAVTRARLRLYTQVAALGVLTVAVGKMCGLISVSWKAVLGAAGLVFLFFVSWYASFGFVRRWNCILMRNHDVTEQPMVLERTASLMLHEAVSYIERNKHRPFLLFVSLLHVHVPLVTTKQFLGKSQHGLYGDSVEEMDWLVGEILKAVEVNGLKNTTVTYFTSDHGGHLEARDEHSQLGGWNGIFRGGKGMGGWEGGIRVPGVFRWPGVLPAGRVIHEPTSLMDVFPTVVQLGGGDVPQDRVIDGRSLVPLLQGTAEHSAHEFLFHYCGKYLHAARWHEKDSGRLWKVHYMTPRFHPKGAGACYDRHLCPCSGDGVTQHSPPLLFDLSRDPSEARPLSPGSEPRYHAVVARVGEAVKQHRRTLSPVPPQLSLGNIIWKPWLQPCCGTFPLCACGQDGDPSET